The following is a genomic window from Lagenorhynchus albirostris chromosome 2, mLagAlb1.1, whole genome shotgun sequence.
GGAGCCCAGATTCCAGCGGCCGGAGAGAAGGCCTGGGAGCTGCCTGCAGCCATGTCAGCCCTCGGCCTGGTCATCCTGGGCCTGCTCACGGCAGTGCCACCCGCCAGCGGTCAGCAAGGTAGCACAGGCCTGGGCCAGCCTGGGGTGGGGATAGGGGCTGCAGTACGGAGAGGGCCGGCCTGGGTGCTGGGAGCCCCGGGGTGGAAGGGGTGGCCTTCTGGCCCGTCTCATCACCCTTGGCACCTACGCTTTGGAGGGGGAGCAGGGACGGGCTTAGCCAGAGGAACCTCCAAAGGCAGACACAGGCTTCTGTCTGTGACTTGTTTCCCACGAGTGAGAAATGGGGGCAGCAGGGGAAATATTGGATCTAGGGTCTAGGGTCGGGGAGGGGAGTTGAGACCCACGTTCCAGGAGCAGGAATTGCCCTAGAGGTGGCTGGTTGCTGAAGACAGAGCGTCGGGGGCTATAAGGGGGGTGGGAATAGTGTGTGAGCCACTCTCAACGGCAGGATTGTTTCAGGGGTGGGCAGTGCTGTCAGGCATTTGCCCATGGCTTTGGCCTAAGTTGTTTCCGCTTCCTACCCAGAAGACAAGTGTCCCAGTGTGGCCCCCACCATGTGCCTGAGCTCTTtgtccagctctgcctctgtcttgctgtgtggccttgagcaaatcactgtccctctctgagactcagttttctcatccataaaatgaggacaataaacctgccccacccacctcccagggCAGCTACCActcaggggtggggaagggcttCACATTGGTAAAGCACCACACCCACCATCCGGTGTCAGCCCTGAGCTGTGGGGAGTCTGCCGGTGGGATTCGGGTCCAGGGCGGGTTGGCAGAGATGCTCCCAAGAGGCAGGGCCTCCCTGCAGCAGGAGAGCTTTCGGGTAGACTCAAGGAAGGACTTCTGAGCAGGAGTGAGGCAGAAGGAGATTTTTGATGTTCAGCCTGGGCCCCTCAAGGTACAGGATGGCACTAGGGAGGCAGGTGTTTTGGCCTGGAGGCAGGATGCTTCAAAAGTCTCCTGttggcctctctcccctcctgagACCTCTAACTGCTACTGTGTGTCTGTCCTCTGCGGGGCCGGGCCCCCTCGGGCTCACAGAGCACAGTGATGTCCGGGGAGAGGAGAGCCCTTTGGGGCTGCCAGTGGCTGAGGGCAGAGACTTCTGGGAAACCTGAGGGTTAGAGGTGGTGTCAAGGGGCAAGGGGCAAAAGGCAGAGAAGGTGCCTGGAAGGGGTCTCAAATTGGTCTCTGGCCCAGTCAGTCCCTGGGGCACTGAGCCAGAGAAGACAAAAGGGGCTCAGGCTTGAAGCTCCCCTCCCGGCCCCCAAGACCCAGAGGAGAGCTTGCCCCTCTGTCTTGACTTTCCAAAGACGTTCTGTCCCACCCCTTTCTCTGGGCACTCCTGGCACCCCAGCCCCGTCCGCCTGCACTCCCACGCCTACCCAACCCCACAGAAACCTCTGTTACGAAACAGGATCTTCCAGATGCCAGCCTAGTCCTATTAGCTCTGGGCTGCCTCAGCCTGGGAGCCGGGGAGGAGGGGAGCCACCCTCACTGGAAAGGCCAAGGCTGTCTGTTCAGGGGGCTGCCCTTTGGTCCCTGGGGCCTAGGCACTCCCCGGGGGGCCCTGCACTGACCCACTGcagcgggggaggggtgggggggggtgagggGACGCTCTGGGCTGCCTGGACCTCAGATGCTGCTCTCTCAGGCTTGTTCCCTCCTcagctcctttccttcttcccaatCCTGTCTTCCTCCAAACCACGGTCCCTTTTATAAGCCCAGGGGTCAGAGGGGTCCTCGTTCCCCAGAAGGTCTCCACTGGTCCCGGCAGCAGGCTGGTAGCCTCTAAGCAGCCCCGGGGGGCGTGAGGCCCCACCTGCACTGGCAGCCCCGCTGTGCCCAGCCCGCTGCAGCACCCGCCCCCCACTCCTCCCTTTCCAGGCCTGGGGAACCTGCAGCCCTGGATGCAGGGCCTTATTGCCGTGGCTGTGTTCCTGGTCCTCGTTGCAATCGCCTTTGCCGTCAACCACTTCTGGTGCCAGGAAGAACAGTGAGTGCTGCGCGGGGGTCCTGGGAGCTGCACCGGCGCGAGCCGGGAGGTCCCAGGACCACGGCCACTGCTCCAGTAGCAGTGAGAAGGGCCGCAGAAACCCTGAGCCCATTCCTCTCCCTGTGTGGAAGGGGCACTGAGGCCCCAGGTCTCAAGGACCGGAGCTGAGGCTTGCTGGAGCCCTGCGAGCGCACTTGCTGCGCTTCGGGGAGCCGTCTTCTCTTCTTGGAGTCTCAGTGTTTCTGTCTGTATAGTTGGGACAGTGGCCCATCTGTGATGGACGCTGTGAAAACCCCTGGACAGGAATGTTCTGCCCTTCTTCAGGGTCTGCTGCTGTGTCACATGCAGGGGCTACAGGGGGGCAATGGGATGGACACTACTCTTGTGCTCACAGACTCCCAGACCAGAAGGGAAGGCAAACATGGAAGGGGTGATCGCAGTGTGAGTGCTGACGCTAAGGAGCAGGCAGAATGCAGTGTGGGCCTGAGCCGgggggtcagagaaggcttcctacTGTGTGTTTATCCTGAAGCCCAGGCAGGAGCTGAGTGGGGTGGGAGAGCACTGCCATTGAGGGAAGAATCACTGGGGGTCCTGAGTTCGGAGCAGAGCACAAAGGTAGAAGGGGTTGGGCTGAAATCCAGCTCACTCCGCACCTGCTGACTCTGGGGCGAGGCTGCATCTGCCCCCAGCTCTCACACCGGCAGCCTGGTGCCTGGGTACCAGCAGCAGTGTAGGACCCACTGAGGGAACAGAAGGAGCTCATGGATGGAGAGGCCCGAGATAGACTGCTGAGGTCGGCAGGGCCCAGGCCAAGCAGACCCTTGGGCACCAAAGCCCCGAACTTTGGGCTTTATCCTCAGTGCAGTAGGAATCCAGGGCAAGTTTGTAAGCCAGTCTTGGGATGAGATGTGGCCGGAATGGAATCACTGGCTGCCCCGTGGCGGATGCTTTGGGCCAGTCTGCAGGCGAGGTGAGCAATGAGGGTGAGGTCAGGGGAGAGTCTGAGCTGTGGAGGCGGCAGAGCAGATGGAGAGAGAGTACACGTCTAAGAGCTTTCTAGGAGGGGGTGGGGACACTGAgaacaggagggaggaaggacaggGATTACGTCCAGGCTTCTGATGGGACCACCCACTGAGACACAGACCACAAGAGGCAGATCTGGGGCAGTTTGGGACATATTAAGTCTGAGGTGCCCATGGGATGTCCGAGGAAAGATGAGCAGTGGTTAGGGTCCCTGTGACCCTCATAAGAGTGGTGTCTGGGGAGCTGGGGACAGAGGACACACTTGAGTAAGAGGCGAGGAGATTTTTGTCGGAAATATTGCTTTTCTCCACTGGCCCCAGCTCTGCCGTCAGTGACCGCTCCTACCGCCTAGGAGAACCTTCCGGAAATCTAGGGCAGACGCTGAGTCCTGCTGGGTCTGCCCTGGAGCTGAGCTGAGGCCAGAGGAGAACAGCAGAGGGAGGCCAGGAGGTGGCCGGTGCAAGGCCTGGGGTGCATCTTTGGTAGATCTCAGGCTGGGACCTGAGGGCCCCACGGTGGAGCAGGGAGAAAGGTGTGCGGCCCCACGGCCAGAATCAGGCTGTTGACAGGGCCCTGCTGGAGAGAGGAGCTTCTGCCTTAGGGCCTATAGAACAGGGCCTGACTGGActagagggaggaggggggaccgAGGGAGAGGGGACCCAGAGAGCCCTGATGATGAGCTCTTTCCCCAGGGAGCCTGTGAACATGGTCATGACCGTCGGAAACAAAGCAGATGGGATCCTGGTAGGAACGGATGGCAAGTACTCCTCGATTGAGGCCAGTTTCAGGTGAGGTGCTGGTATAGGGCTGGCCACCCTGTGCTCCAGGGTCCCCTGGGGACCTCAGGACCAGGTGCTTCtgaaagggagagggctcagagGATGGGGGCTCATATGGGGAAGGGCTCAGTGAAGAGAGGGGGTTCCGTGTGGGGAGATGGTGAGCGATGGGGGCTTTGAGAGCATGCAGGTCTCCATGGGGACATGCAGCCTCAGTTTGGGAAGAGGGTTCAGTAAGGAGATGGGGACTTGGTAGGGGGAGGGCCTCAGGGGGTAGATTGGGACTCATAGGGGTGCAGTGGGGAAAAGAGGCTCAGCGCGGGAAGGGGACTCTGAAGGGATGAGTTGGGGTACTCAGTGTGTGGGGGAAGGATCTGTAGGGGAGGGAGCTCAGTGGGGAGGTGGGTTCAATGGGGGCCCAGTGGGGGAAGGGCTaggtggaagagagagaaggggttcAGGGGTGGTGGTGAGAGGCCTCAGGTCTCAGGTGCAGAAGACCAGATGTGGTCAGGGGAACCCCCTTCTGGGGCTCAGACATTTATTCTGGAAGACACTGCCCTCACAAATGCAGGATGGGTCAGGGAGAAGGGGATGGGACAGAAGGAGCAATGACCCCTGTCATCCTCTTTCAGGTCCAGTGAGCATGAGAATGCCTATGAGAACAACCTGGAGGAGGCGGGCAAGGTCCGCAGCACCCCAATGTGACCCCTGCTTCCTTGTGCCCGATGTCCAGGCCCCTCCTTCTCTGTACAGGAATCTGCAGTAAGGggctgactcctccagctcccacACCTGCCCCACCCTCCAGCCAAGCTCGGAGCTCAGACTATGTCCAGGTTGGGGCTCAGCCGTGGCTTTGGGGTCCTAGGCGGCCTCCCACTCAATTCAGTTCAGAAGACCCTTCTGAAAAGGACAATCAACTCAGCACCTCCCATCCTGCCTCACATCTCCCTCTCTCCAACCGTGGAAATGGCTCTCATTTCTGTGAAATAAAGACGTTTTGTACTTCTGTGTCTGAGGCTCCCAGGGCTCAGAAATAGCTCTTCAGGCTACCAGTGAGGCCTGATCTTGCTTTCTGGAATCATCTTCCAAAGCCTCTGTCATGGTGATTCTGGAGGATttcccaggaagccttctctgggAGAACACCTGGGGCCAGGGAGCACACGCCTTACTCCAGGCAGAGACCCTCCTACAAGTGCCCCCTCTCTTGACCTGCCTTTCACAACCACAATTCTGGGCGATTCTGGGGTCTTCATGCAGCACCAACATCCTGACCCCCTGTCTCCATGCTGCCAGGCACTGAAGTGGGCTCACTCTTCTCCCGTCCATCCAGCTCTGTCCTCCTGCCCGTAGCCCTTCTGGGCTGGGCTTTGGGCATAGGAAGCCCCAGGAAAGAGTCTTGGGCTAGGACTCAGGAAGCCCAGATTGTAGTCTGCGGTCCTctgctgacttgctgtgtgactttggagaaTCACTGTCCCCTCTGAGCTCTGCTAACCCTCTGTGGAGGATTTGGCCAGTCCCACCACAGAGCTCGAGTAGAATCATCCTCCTTAATGCCACTGACTCCCAGTCCTGGGGGGGCCGGGGCCAAGTAACTGGGCCCCCGGGGGAATGAAGCAGGAGGGAGAGGACACGGGAGGCTTGACTCAGCCGGGCTGGCTGACCGTGGAGGACCCTCACCTCTGTGACTGTCATTCTTATGGGAAcagcctctgtctctctgtctgggGTGACAACTGGAGGCTGGCTTCCCCAGGAGCACTCCCAGATccagaggagaggggctggaaggcAGGAGGCAGCCCACCTTGTCCCAACGGTCTCCCTCTGTCGCCTGTTGCAACCTGTCACAGCCCCTCGTTTCTCCGTTAGAGCTGCTCCTCTGCTGTTCCAGGGTTTCACCCAAATATCCCTGGGGAGACCCATCTGAAATCCGAATTATCCTTCTCACCTCACTGGGGTCTAGTCTGCAGCCTGCAGCAGAGGGAAGATCCCCGAGCAGAGGGCTGGCTGGGTCTTTGCCCTGCTGTGTGActtgcttcccctctctgggcttcagctcAGTGAATTGTGGCTGGAGCTCTTATGATTCCCACTCTAGGCTTGTGTGCACATGGCTGGATGCCTTTTCACCCATCTCTGCCAGTTGAAACTGCATATTCCTTTTCCTTGGCCCTGCGTGGGTTCCTCTTCCTCTAGGAAGTCTTCCTTGGTTAGACCAGAGGGCGGAGTCAGCTGACCAGCCTTTGGCTGCCTTGGATCTGATCCTCCTTGCCTGAAGCTACatcccctcccacctctgccccctgtTGTCCCAGGGGGGTTCCAGTCTGACCCCTCACTGGCCTGCCAGGGCCTGAAGACAGAGATACCACCCCTCTGTTTTCCCTCCAGCCCCTCACACTCGTGAGGTTTCACCAGCAGGAGCTGTCCTGCCCTggcgctgggggtgggggtggggagctggggtcGGGTCGGGGAGGCAGACTCCCCAGCAGGCGGCCTGGGCCTCTCCAGGAccctcctcagcccctccccacgGGCAGGACCAGGATGGTGGGAACTCCATCCTGGGGTCCTTGCCGTGCGGGCTAGCACTGACCTTCCCTCCAGCCCCATGTTCCTGCCCTGACAGGGAGCAGGGGGCATGGAGCTATCGACTCCAGAGCTGCCCGAGCCCCCAGTCCTTATCGCCAGTTCCCACCTGCCAGCCtggccagaggagggagggaaaggtggCTGGGCCCGGGCCAGGGCGGTGCTTAATGACCCTCCGGGGGCCTAATCGCAGACTGGCAGCCGCTGAGTGGCTCGGGCTGGCTCCTGGAGAAGGCTGATAACACACCAGCTGGGCCCCCCACCATCTATCGGGGCTGCACAGCCAGTCCCTAGGGGGCGGCGCTGGGAGGGGGAGCCTCTGGGCTCGGGCGGGgtggcaggggaggtgggggaagctcTCCGCCCCCCGCCCTGGGGGAAGCGGATTCTGGGCTCCTTGATTGGCAGACAAGGGGGAGGATGCTCCTTCAACGCCttcctgctccctccccaccccttctccccaaGCAGGACCTCCCCCATCAGGGCCCGGTCTCCTCTTCGGCTCTCCCAGCCTTTACTCATCTCCGTCTTTGTGCTTCTGTCTTTTTCTGAGCGTATCTCTCGTCCTGTTTTTACCTCCATCTTCTTGCATCTGTCGCGTCTCTCCGTTCTCCTCTCTGCACCTGAACTCAGTGCTCACCGGCCTCTCTCTCCCCTCGCATCGTCCTCTCTTTCCAGCTGGCTCTCCCTGTGGGCCCCTCCCTAGCTCTCCCCGACGTGCCCGCGCTTCCCTGATGCCTCCTCTTGGCGGGCGGACTCCGGTGCCCTCACTGGTCTCACTCTTTGTGCCCTGTGTGATGTTGCATGACCTCCAGTTGAGCCCACCACCTGCTCTCTGGGCAGAATGCACGGGCTGCCCAGGCCCTGGCTGTAGGAACCCGAGGTTCTCTTACCCACACAGGGCGTTCTGGCTCTTCCagcttcctggaacagggcttgcacttttcttattcttctccTACCTAAAACATGTGGATTTCACAGGGTTACATTATAGGTTACACACAAACTCGTGCACTAAAAGCTCCTCGCAGGAAATGAAGATAGATTGCAACACGGCTTACTTCAGTTAGACTTGAAGAGGAAATTCCAGCCTGGAGATGGTTTTGAAAAAAGGCTGCAGAGTTCTAGCTTGAGTGTCACCTGTTGTTACGACAGAGTTAGCAGGGCGTTGGGCTGATTTTCAAGATGACTTCCCTTATGCTCAGAGTGACATGAGCAGGAATACTGCTTGCTTATTGCGTTTCAGGGACCCATCAGATGGGAACTACTGCTGGCCAGAGTCTCCTCCCCCAGTCCAGGGTAAAGgagtgggtgtggggagaggtgCGGAGTGGGTGTGACTTTCTCCTTATCCTACCGGAACCCCTTGGACCAGCCTCACAGATGAGTCAGATGGCTGGAGCCGGCAGAACTTGCTCTGGGATGCCGATGGGAGGCATCTGCCTCCCCTCCAGATCTGGCCCGGGGCCCGGAGCCCCCAGCTCAGCTCTCCTCCCTCCCTAGCAGTACACACAGTGGCCAGGAGCTTGAGCTTAAGAATCATGAAGAGACtctggttcaaattccagctcttctCCTCACTGCCTGTGGGACCACCTGGCCTTTCAGATGTTCCTTTCACTTGCCAGTAAGATTGGTTCTGTCATGGCTGCCCTGCGGGGCTGCTGGGAGGACACAGAGGTAATGTATGTGATATCATCGCACCTGAGACTCGCCAGAAGTCTGCCTAGGCTCGGCTTAGAAGTTACTTCTTCTGGGAAGCTTGTCCCCAACCCCTGGGTTAGGGGCTTCCTCTGAGCCACACCAGGCATCTCTACACTCACTGCCCCGTGttgtctgtttccttgtctgtgtcCAGCTCCAGCCCCAGTTCTGGGAGCTCCTCAAGGGCAGGTGACTCCTCTCTGAGTCACCAGCACCCAGAACAGGGCTgggcccagggaagggaagcccaaGGGATGGTGAAGAGACCCAGAAGATGGACTAAACCCCAGTCGTCTGTCCAGCTGTACGTCTGTCCGTGCCCCTCAGCCTCacacaggcacagacacacaccTGCACGTGCTCTCTCAAGCTCTGTCCGGCTGAAGGTCCTGGGGTCAGCGAATACTGTTACTCCATCTGGTCTGCGGCTGGTGGGGAAGGGCTGCTGTCCCCCATCTGCCTGTAGCCTCGGCTGCCACCTGGTGGCTGTACACTCAGTGGGACAGGCAGATTCAGCAGAACCTTTGAACTTGACCTTCAGGGGGCTCTTCCCCCTTAAGCACAGGACCAAAGGCCTTCCCATGGCACGGCCCGGGGACCCCATAGCTTGTGCCAGCGCCTTGCCCTGCAGGCTTCAAGGGCAGCCGGGCCTCCAGTGTCCCCTCCTTGTGTGGCTAGAGGCCAACTCCGTGAAAACCTCAGGTTCCGCGCACTACTGGTGGGGCCAGGCTCTGGGGCACTTAGCCTCCGGTCCTGATGACACACCTCCCTTTCTCTCAGAAATGGTCTGAGAGCCCAATGGCATCTGTCTTGAGTCGCTATTCCAGAGAGTAAGGAATGACAGTGTTTGTGGTGCCCTGTTCCCTAGAGACCCTGGCCCCCTGGAGAAGCAGAATAGAGAGAGTTTGATGAGAGAGAGTGCGAGAAAGTTCAAGGACGAGTCTCAGTACTTTCCTGAGCAAGCTGGAAGATGCTGTAGCTGGGGGGACACCGCACTGGGTTGTGTGGACTGCACCTCTACCTGCAACCTGGTGGGCCTCCATCCGCCAGCAGGGAGGGGTGCCTATTTCTGCTTCTCGCAAAGGTACTGCGCAGGCTAGCGGATGGCCTGAGCATGGCAGGTGCCAGGGGACAGGCAGGAGCATGTGGGGTGAGGATGCATTTGGACACATGGAGTTTAGGAGCTGGTGGGACGTCTACAGGGAGTGGACCGGGGGCGGCGCAGTTGGATGCACAGGGCATGTCTGAAGCACAGTTGAGCAGTTTGTAGTTGAGCCAGAGATTTTGCCTTCTAGTTGGATGCCCACTACGAGGCTAAGAGGCCAGGTCTGGGCCAGGCAGCCTGGACACAGCACCGCTCTGACACTAatgccatgtgaccttggataaaCCAACTCAACCAAGCTCCAGgttactcatctgtaaattgggggcAGTACGTGgggcctatttatttatttattttaatgagaaaatgcactcatagttttatttatttattcattttgcagTTCTAACGTATCAGCACAGTGTTatccactgttttcttttttttagttttataatttttattggggtatagttgatttacaatgttgtgttagtttcagatgtacaacaaaaggaatctgttatacatatatccactctttttaattttttattttaaaattaattattcttattgttattttatatatttttattttttggccataccgcgtggcatgtgggaccttagttccctgaccagggattgaacccacgccccctgcattggtagcgtggagtcttaaccactggaccaccagggaagtcccctacccactctttttttagattcttttcccatataggccattgcagagaattgagtagagttccctgtgctatatggtaagtCCTTATTCATGGTGTCTACTTAATAAGAGGTGTTGTGAAGATTCAAATAAACGGTGCACACAAAACATATAGAATAGTGCCAGATATACAGTTAGTGCACacagtaaatgttagcttttgttttttattactatcattattacaGGATGAAGTCGGTTGGATTCAAGACTACTGTGTCAGAGCTAGCAAAAACCTTAGAATCATTTAGCCCAGTTTACTGATATTGCACTGTGGAATCTGAAGCCCAGGGAAGGGATggcacctgcccaaggtcatgtaaCAAGTCCGGGTGAGAGGCAGGCTGGAGGCTCTTCATGGCTGGTGGGTACAGGACATGCTGAGCACAGCTGCTCCCCTGGACCTCTGGAGGCACCAACGTAATGGGGTTAGTTCGTTCTGCATTGCTGAGGCTGGTACAGTTCTGTACATGGACTTTGCCAATGAATAACCGGCCTCCTGACTGGTTCTGGCTGTGAGCTGGGGGtatgggatgggggtggtggtgaggatggGTGTGGGCAAAGTGGGGGAGtggtgagggaggagagggagctccggggagcagaggggaaagggagagagagggatgggaaGAAGCCAATGGAAGAAATTTCCAGATGCCAAGAGCTAAGAAGTTGGAACAAGAGACCGGGAAGGGCCTTCCCTCAAACCAAATGCAGTATGGTTgtggtaatggtggtggtggtttgcaCGTTGAAGCTGACTGCCACTATATGGTGTGTAGGATGTCTTCTGTTTGGAGACTCATTCTGACCCTATTTTCTTGAGGAAAAAATGCAGACTCAGAAagggaggtgacttgcccaaggtcacacagcccagtAGTGGCACTGGACCTGGTCTAATTCTACCCCAGCATagggttctgtgtgtgtgtgtttatgagagggagagagagaaagagagacagagagagagaaacggaGAGCTGAAGAGGAAAATAGAGTGTTTGCCACTGCAGCGCTCACAGTCCCTTTGGTTGGAAAGAAGCATCTGGGAAAGTGCCTGAGAGCGGTCCTCGCAGCATCTAAGTGGAGTGGTCTGCATCGGCTGCTTCTGCCTCCATCCATTCCACTAGATCGTCCAAGTCTGCCACCCCCAACACGCTGCCGAGACTGCTCTTACCGGGAGCACCAGAGTCCCATCTTCTTGTTGCAAGATACGGTGGCCTGTCTGGTCCTCCTGCCCTCAGCATAATAGGATGGTGGCCGTTTTCTCTGGGGAGCTCTTCCTGACCAACTGCCCTCAGCTCACCAGGCTCCCAGAGGCCCCTGGACTCACAGCCTCAAGTTGGTCAGGGCGTTGCTCTCTGAACAAGGTTGTGAATGCTGATCTCCATGAGGCAGAGACCACAACTGTCTTGTTTGTCGTGATGTCCGAGTATCCAGCACAGGTCCAGAATACAGGCGGTCCCCGGTCAATGGTGGTTGAATGAATGACACAGAGACCTTATCCACTCCATTCATTTACGTCACTTCCCATGAAGTATCAGCTTCCGAATCAGCACCTTCAGCCCCGTCCCCTCCAGGACCCAGTTGCCTCCTGCACAACTCCACGGGCACCTCAGGCCAAGGTGGAATTCCTGATCTCTGACCCACTTGAGTCCCCTGTGCTGTTAGTGGCACCACCACTCATCCACCCAGGCCAGAGGCGGGACGCACCCTGAATTCCCCTCCCTCACAccatcccacctcccctgcctCGGGTCTGCGGCTTGCCTGGATGTTTGCAGCTACCCTCCGCTCTACTCCTTGTTTTCACTCTCGTTGCATGCTCAAACTGTCCTCCACATGGTCACTAGAGAGACCTTTCCCAAGCACAGAGTCCACCAGGACCCATCCCTTCACACCTGGGAGGTGAGCCTCCCTCCCCAGGCAGGTGTAGCTTA
Proteins encoded in this region:
- the PDZK1IP1 gene encoding PDZK1-interacting protein 1, with the protein product MSALGLVILGLLTAVPPASGQQGLGNLQPWMQGLIAVAVFLVLVAIAFAVNHFWCQEEQEPVNMVMTVGNKADGILVGTDGKYSSIEASFRSSEHENAYENNLEEAGKVRSTPM